A genome region from Deinococcus sp. KNUC1210 includes the following:
- the lpdA gene encoding dihydrolipoyl dehydrogenase, producing the protein MDTYDVVVIGGGPAGYVAAIRAAQLGFKVACIDSFERNGKPALGGTCLNVGCIPSKAMLDSSEKYEMITHEAAEHGIQVQGASIDLNKMLARKDGVVEKMSGGVTFLFKKNKVASLHGLGKLERQEGDTWIVSVAGTEVAAKNVIVATGSSPRSLPGVQFSERVVENSGALTLPEVPQKLGVIGAGVIGVELGSVWRRLGASVTVLEALPGFLMAADAAISKAALREFQKQGLDFHFGVQIGAIEDTGSSVKVTYTENGQDVQAEFDRLIVAVGRVPHTAGLGAETVGLQLDERGFVKVDAHFRTNLKGVYAIGDVIGGAMLAHKAEDEGVALAEQLAGKAGHVNYDAVPWVIYTSPEIAWAGLTEQEAVKRGLKVKTGQFPFTANGRATGHGDTRGFVKVVADADTDRILGVHMLGGGVSELIAEAVSVMEFGGSAEDLARTVHAHPTLSEAVKEAAMAVDKRAIHA; encoded by the coding sequence GTGGATACTTATGACGTTGTCGTGATTGGAGGCGGCCCGGCAGGATACGTGGCTGCCATTCGTGCCGCTCAGCTCGGCTTTAAAGTGGCGTGCATCGACAGTTTCGAGCGAAACGGGAAACCTGCCCTGGGCGGCACCTGCCTGAACGTGGGCTGCATTCCCAGCAAGGCGATGCTGGATTCCAGCGAAAAATACGAGATGATCACGCACGAGGCCGCAGAGCACGGCATTCAGGTGCAGGGCGCGAGCATCGACCTGAACAAGATGCTCGCCCGCAAGGACGGCGTGGTCGAGAAGATGTCGGGCGGCGTGACCTTCCTGTTCAAGAAGAACAAGGTCGCCAGCCTGCACGGTCTGGGCAAGCTGGAGCGCCAGGAAGGCGATACCTGGATCGTGAGCGTGGCCGGAACCGAGGTCGCCGCGAAAAACGTGATCGTGGCGACGGGCAGCAGCCCCCGCAGCCTGCCGGGCGTGCAGTTCAGTGAGCGTGTCGTCGAGAACTCGGGCGCCCTGACGCTGCCGGAAGTGCCGCAGAAGCTGGGCGTGATCGGAGCGGGCGTGATCGGTGTGGAACTGGGCAGTGTGTGGCGTCGTCTGGGGGCAAGCGTCACGGTGCTCGAAGCGCTGCCCGGCTTCCTGATGGCTGCCGACGCTGCCATCAGCAAGGCCGCCCTGCGCGAGTTCCAGAAGCAGGGCCTGGACTTCCATTTCGGCGTGCAGATCGGGGCCATCGAGGACACCGGCAGCAGCGTCAAGGTGACGTATACCGAGAACGGTCAGGACGTGCAGGCCGAATTCGACCGCCTGATCGTGGCCGTGGGGCGCGTGCCCCATACGGCTGGGCTGGGCGCAGAGACGGTGGGGCTGCAACTCGACGAGCGCGGCTTCGTGAAGGTCGATGCCCACTTCCGCACCAACCTGAAGGGCGTGTACGCCATCGGTGACGTGATCGGCGGCGCGATGCTGGCACACAAGGCCGAAGACGAGGGCGTGGCACTGGCCGAGCAGCTCGCGGGCAAGGCCGGACACGTCAACTACGACGCCGTGCCCTGGGTCATCTACACCAGTCCCGAGATCGCCTGGGCAGGTCTGACCGAGCAGGAGGCCGTCAAGCGCGGCCTGAAGGTCAAGACCGGGCAGTTTCCCTTCACCGCCAACGGACGCGCCACCGGGCACGGCGACACGCGCGGCTTCGTCAAGGTGGTGGCCGATGCCGACACCGACCGCATCCTGGGCGTCCACATGCTGGGCGGCGGCGTCTCGGAACTGATCGCCGAGGCCGTGAGCGTGATGGAGTTTGGCGGCAGCGCCGAAGATCTGGCCCGCACCGTCCATGCCCACCCGACGCTCAGCGAGGCTGTCAAGGAAGCGGCGATGGCTGTCGACAAACGCGCCATCCACGCCTGA